The Magnolia sinica isolate HGM2019 chromosome 3, MsV1, whole genome shotgun sequence genome includes the window ctgaaagtcagccaggatgcaagatcacaggatttTCACCATCCGttcaactcaaaacttcatatatggcctgatgaCCACAAGtcaaccgtacacatcgaaattcAACGTTGGATCCTTATAGAAGtgtcccaacagacagatcagccccttaaatccttaagtggggcccacctgatctttggatatgcttcaattttggtctcaacccattaaagtATAAgagaaacaagatggatggtgtggatttctcatatacatcaccatgagacCCACCTGTACATTTCACGTGTACAACGTGAATGCTCCAACCGCGCACCGTTTTTACCAAGGTCGGTCAGCGGGCGCTGACCGACAAATTTCCAAAAAACATGAAGACGCAACAGTGTCCTTCATCCGATCACCGGTTTGTGCTTGTGGGCCCCATTAATCATGTAATTTgaggatctggaccgtctattaggtTTTTAAAGGGCGTATGATCCAAGCCTAGGTGGCTGAATTTCAAAATACATCGAAGATTGGTTTTTGATCGTCCAAatggaagatggacggtggaataaAATGGTTTGTGGGCCATACCGAAATCAAACCCGAATTGGCCTTCCTGTGTGTTTTCCGGTTGGAATACAATGGGCGGTATGGATCTTCCATCTGACTGCAATCAGTGGGCCATCACACTTCACAGAGTTGACGTGCATTGACTCTGTTTTGTAACTGAGGCTGCGTCCATTCgttgtgggccatcatcatgcaATAAAGGCTTGATCCGAGTCCTCCATCAGGTAGAGGAAGAAAAACCTATCAAATTCATGCTGATCTTTGGCGACTATGTACATTCACAGGATCGTTACAGCGATCGCAAGAAGACCGTTTAGCTGTCATTGCAGCCTGATTGTCtcagtgggctgcatcaacggacAACCATAACTCTCCATATCTAGTCGAAACTTCGAGGAGAAgatgatagacggcgtggatttcgcAAACGTCATATAATACGGACCCCACTAGCAAAACGCGCAAGAGCTTCCGCGTTGTGCTGCGCACGTAGCTGCGAAAGGAGCTGCGGAAGCTTCACCGACTCCAGTTACGCACTCCCAGCCAACCTCCAGCGTCTATATAAGAAAGAGGGAGGAGAGAGTTAAGGGGGAGTTTTCTTTTTGGGAATCGGATAGGGAACGtggagcaaagagagagagagagtggaggtcAGCCGGTTTTACTCTTTCTTAATTTTCTtggtttcctttctttttctttaagatATTCAGCCTAATGATGTCTATGTTgagaattagcctaatcatggtcggctaaacctcttagctagggctaagaggtgaagcttgtagcgtgatgggggactTTTAGCTTGTGTTTTTTATTAACACTGAATTgaatttgatattagtttgattttaatgGAATCTTTTTAGTCTTTactggtctgttgtgactaaaattacaataggtccgcgatagctttgagcatgttcttttccttttatgtttatgatgttaggaagccctgttgttcaccatcgtctcctgggcatggtcggatgatggtacacTTCTTAACCTTTATACGTCAATGATTGGTTgtaaattagtttaattctattggttgctttgtctcctaggcatggtttggtgatggaatccattctaattcatatacctttcatctctttaaaattatattaaaggatgttcagtttaattttgatgattcttgaagcaggcataagatctccctgatctctacaagtggatcctctgaatccctagtttcctacctttgaattctacatattttagtttattatttcatcattattcgtcaaatccacctgatttagatttcatctttttctagttctagttctagttattttcagagtacgtacaggtttcagtcccttgggattcgacctcggtcttaccgagtttattactacatcacaaccctatacttggggagtgaacattattCTAAATTATGATTACAGGACATTTCTAAATTATTCTAAATTATGCATCTAAATAattatattatcattatttaataattgaaatctAAATAAGAAAAATTTCAAAGCATCATAAATCCCTTTTTTAGATTAAGACAGAAATTGGAGCAACATTGGACTAAAATGGTCTGTGATAAGCAAGAAAGAAATTATATTATCATGTATACTACCCAAACGGATATAAGATTACAACAAAGTTGAATGAAAGACAAAAGATAGCGGCCCACATCTCGGgctaagagagaagagaaagatacACACTAAAATGCCCACATCCCGAAAGCCCATATGCTGGCCTAGTGAGAGAAAGCTCCCACTCGAGCCAGGGAAAAGCAAAACAGTAGAAGCCTACAAAAGTAATCCTCAAACTAGAAGGACTCTCATTCATGGAGAATGCTTAGCATCTCAAGTGATTGTTGAAGACATATAAGGGGAGTGGATAATGGAACATAACTAAGATTTTCAatcgttttcttctatcttgAGTCAATAACTCTTGAGATGATACCAAGAcaattgatatttgaatttaaaTGACGAGTGAAGAGTTGCATTTGCCAAGAGAAGCAATCTGAGTATTGAATAGTAGCAAGCGTCTTCATATTATAAACTTCAAAGATACATATACCTGAGGAGACAACAAAGCAGAGGTTAGATAAACCAAAAAGGAGAATTCTAACACTCTGGTCTACAGTGCTTGCATGACCCTTTACGGACACAAGCATCCTAAAGGGCTTCTCCAGTGGAGAAAATATGAACACAACCAATCCTAAAATCTCAAAGAGTCGCATTATATACACAATCCCCATCACAGGGTTGAAGGGCCTTCACTACCCTCTCTCTGCATAGCATAAGACACTTGAACATGAATATAAGAGGTGAAGAGGTACCAAGTGATACATAGAGTGTACAAAGATTAATTTGCAAGGATTGGGCTGATAATGGAAATATCTATACTCCTAACATGATGAAGAATCCTTCTTAGAATACTTTCCTTTTAGAGAGATTTCTTGGAAACAATGCAATTACTTTTTTTCTCTCTAAACATGCCAAGCAAGAATGATATGGAATGCACAAGAGTGATATAAATCAGTCATATGGAATTCACTTGGGGCTATtacaaatgaaatgaaattttggtTGCACAATAGGCCCAAGGCCTTGGCCCTTCAGCCACGATTGAAGAATGCATAGATTCAAAACTGGTCCCTTGGATTCCATTTGTTGGAGCCAATATGACTATTAGATAATCAATCAAATGTAATATTTGATCGGTGATACATGTAAACTGGGATCCATTTTTAACTTTCCTATGTGTATGCTATGAGTGTACAATTTCTTGATACCTTCGTATCTTCCATCGGTCGTCTTCATCATCCGGCAGTACCTGTGCATCATCCATGGGTACATAAACATTAGCTTAAGTCTGATATGCATTGTATTCCAACccaaatgatgataataataataacataaatGGAAATCAAGAGGCTAGCTCAAGCCGTAGGTATGGAGACAGACACCCTGCCATAAACATGCAGCCACATGGGCTATGATAGTTTGTTTGACATTATGATCTAGCCATTTCACTCTTCAGATGTGCCACAATGTAGAAACAATAATACTAAAATAGTCTTTGAGGCATCAGAGGAAATTAGAACATGTAAGAATGTGGCATTAGCATATATACCATAGGAAGAAAGAAAGCAGGAAGATAAAAAGAGATTGGCTAATTCCACATAAACGTGGGAACCATACACAACTGTATGTGTCGCAATGTGAGAAATGTGTGACCGAACCTTCCATCAAGCGTGCTGCACTGGTTAGATATTGTGACATAAAATCCAGGTTgtttcacacctcaggtgggccacctaaaGAAACCGTCAATTTACTGTGTACGTTGTGCGACACCTAAAGAGTGAGATTCTCTGACGTTTTAGTAAGATGGATGTTAAGAATTATTTCTAATCTTACGGAAAGCTCCTATCTCAAACATGTGCTCTCTACTTGCACGTGTTCCCGCAAGTAGAAATGTACGGTTCGACACGCTTGTGCAATAAGCAATCCTCAAAAGAAAGAGAATACCTTAAGTCCAACCGGTTGAACTGTAGGTTATGGTCCATCCATCAAACAAATTCTAACTAAAAACGTTCATTTCTCACATTGTGACACATACAGTTCAATGGATTGGAACCACCAGGAtgaacattttttaaaaaaatcatctcTATCTACTTATTAAGTTAACCACACTTTTATTTTGCATTTTATAAATGGATACATGCTATTATATGTTGTGGCTCATTGAATTGTGGATAGGGCTGATGTTTGCATTAATTGATTCTCATGTTGGGTCCAACCTGTTAGTAGGTTTGGATTTAAAAAGCACTAAATAGTTTGGAAGTTATCAATTAGATGGATTTTAAAactgtggtccaaccagttggacacaTTATATATACCAATATAATACGATACCTCTTTGAACAGGGAATGGAATTGGGAGATGGCACTATCGTCTCCTTCCCAATCTAACCCCTTCCACCAATTCCTTTCTCCATTTATGTCTTGAAGCGACGGCACACTGTCGGCCCCACCTTGCAGAGGCTGCAAGTTTTTAAGCTTGGGACATCCATACACATAAATTGTTTTGAATGAATGCCAATCCAATTGCGGTGGTGGAGCAGCCACTCCTCCTCCATAGATTCGCACCAATTCCGGTAGAGAGGATAATCTTAGAATTTCTAGTTTAGGTAGGAGACCTTCATTATCCACCACATCTGAAATGATCTCTTCTACTCCTCCGCAATCATCCACCATGAGGCTGACGAGATTAGGGAGCCCACCCTTCATCTGAACGGACGACATAACGGTCTTCTTAAAGAAATGGCACCTCCAAAGCACGAGAGTAGTCAGGTTATGGAGATCTTTAAGTTTGAAAAACACATCATTGGGCGGTCCATCAAATACATGCTCCATTCCTCCACAACTCACCACTCGTATTTGTTCCAGTGAATTCCAATCCAGTTCCAGCAGGGGATCAGCCTCTCCTCCACATATGCGCACCAATTTCGGTAGATCACTTAATTTTAGAATTCTTAGTTTAGGTGTGAGACCCTCAGTATCCACCACATCTGAAATGATCTCCTCCACTCCTTTGCAATTATCCACATTGAGCTTGACGAGATTAGGGAGCCCACCCTTAATCTGCATCGCCGACACAACGCTCTGCTTCAAGCCATGGCAACCCAAAACATCCAGAGTAGCGAGATTTTGGAGCTTCACCACTAACCCCATCGGCCAGATACTTGTCATGCTCCTGAGATTTGAAAGAACTAAGGTTTCGAGTTTGGAGAGCACATCATTGCGTTGCTCCACCGTGGGTGGTCCATCAAATAAATGCTCCATTCCTCCACAATAAGACACACTGACATCGGTTAAATTATCCATTCCTTGCAATAAAACGGATGGGAGTAGATGCTTTAGTTCAGGACATTCATTCACTTCCACCTTCTTAAGGTTATGAAGTAAAAGGGTGGGAAGCAATCCCTCTTCATACGTAGCGACGACTTTCTTTAGATTTGGCAGCTTTCTTAACTTTAAACTCCGTAGATTACCGAATGCATTTTCAGGAGACTCCTTTGCACTGACAACAAATTCCACATCATCACATTTTTCAACTGTAAGATATTTCACACTTGGGAATCCTGTACCGCGATTAAGTGCCTCTTGACCCTCGCAATATATTAACTTTAAATGGGTGGTCTGTGGTAAAAGCATTAGCGCCCATTCGGGGATGGGACTACAACCAACCAACTCCATATATTTCAACTCATCAGGGTTCGATACTGGATACTCATGGGCTACAACACCATCATTAGGCCTTTGGCATATACAGAAGCAAAAGTTCTTCAACTTTGTTAGATGTTTAATCAGAGGATACTCTTGTGGGAAACGTTCCACTTCCACAATACAGAGATGTAAATTAGATAATTCTTTCAAAGATGCCACTTCACTCAAAGAGGCGTTGATGCTGCTACTACTGCTGCTTGCATCATTTTCTTCAGCCTTCCACTCCTGGAAACTATTCCACATCTTCAATTCTTCCAGGAGAGTCAACCTTGATATAACACCACTCGGAACAATTTTAAGATGAGTAGTATTGGTCAAGTCCAAGTTCCGCAGATTGACCAATTCTCCGATTTCTTTTGGCAACTTGATTAACCAGTAGTTAAATGACAGATCGAGAAATTCAAGCTGCTTCAGTCCCCCAAGTGCTGACAAACAAATCCCTTTTTCAAACTTGCACCTCCTCAGACAAAGCACCCGTAGATTCACCAGGTTTGACAATGGTATCTTTCTGATAGCTGTTTTGCTTAGATCCAGAACCCGAAGTTCTTTTGTTGCTTCCCAAAACCCACCTTGAATTTCAATCGGCTGCTTATTTTCTCGCATCATCAATGTCAGCAATTTAGGACAATGCATCCCTTCTGGCAGTTTATTAATTCCACATTGCCAGAGAGAAATTCTCTTATATTCCTCCCAGTTTTTTCCATGTGACAAACCTTTATGTGGGATTCCCACAAAAGATTTGTAGTCCTTGCATTCGTTTGACGAAATCCAAATGCCAACATCCCTAACGATGTCATGCATCTTTACATGTCCTTCCTCTGAACTTGCTAATAACAAACAAGAAGATATGAGTTTCCCAACCCAAGTATGCCCTCTATTTATCGCTTCCTCCAAACTTTCAAGGTCATCTAAAAAGCCTTCACCCTTCCACATATGAATCATCTGGTCCACAGGAATATCATAATCTTCAGGAAACAGGCAGCAGAACAAGAACAACGGTTTTAGCTCATCTTGCAAACGATCGTAGCTGAATTTGATAGACTGGTACACTGCTTTCTCCATGTCTTCGATATCTCTTGGTGCTGACATCTTCATCTGTGATAGTGCATCCTCCCACACTCTAGGATTTTTTTCATCCTTCAATGCCCATCCTAGTGCTGTAATTGCAAGTGGAAGACCAGCGCATTCCTTCAAAACCTCCATTGCCTTGGTATGTAAAGAAGGATAATCAACAACGTCACCAGCTTTCTCTTTGAATAGTTTCTCTGATTCCTTTTCCGAGAGCACATTTACTAGTACATTAACTTTGCTTTCCATTCTATTGCACACATTTTTACTCCGTGTTGTGAATATGATCTTACAATCCTTGAGGCTGGTAGGAGAGGGAATCCCTACCTCGGCCAAAACAAGCGGCTCCCACAAATCATCCAAGATGATGAGGAATGTCTCCTCTTTCATTAATCTGCTCCTCAGGTCACTTGCTCGCGAGGACTCGGTCCCATCAGGGAGTGTGAAACCCAATCTCTTTGCAATGTCGCCCTGGATCTTCTTGATGTCCACGTCCTTTGAAACAGTTACCATTATGACTTTTTTGAATTGTCGTGTCCCATCTAACTCATTGTTCACATTTTTCACGAGGGTAGTTTTGCCCACACCACCCATGCCCCATACTCCAATTATTTTGGTCTTTTCATCATGTAAAGCACTCATGACTTCGTGGAGAGATGATTCTACTGATGGTAGACCCTGGATTGATGGGGCTTCCTCGTTTATGACGGACGGAAGGGATGGGGGCATTGTCATCTTCATCTTCTCGGGATTCCCATCATCATAGTGCCTAACAATGCGCTCCGTCATCTGTTTCGCCTGCTTGCTTATACTGTAACGCCATCTCAAATTCAGACAATGTAGACATCCCTTGTTTTCTGCCACTTTTTGCTCTATCATAGCTGCTGCTTGTTTCATTTCGACAGCTTGTGTTAGCCATAGACTAACTTCTGGGGTTTTTTCTTCACCATTGGAGTGGTCCGGGCTTACCAATCGATCTATGTGCTCCTTCCTGGCCACCAGATATTGTACGCGGTCTTTCAGATCCTTAACGTTGTTATGAAAATGAGTAAGATAGCCGGCGTGTTCCTTAAGAGAAGCACATGCGCACTTTCCCACGTCGACTGCAGCTGAACCCACCACCTTTTCCATTGCCTATTCAACACAAATAGCATCATAAACAACAAAAATGAGTAGTAATAAAACTTGCCATAGTCAACTAGATTTGGATACCCGTTCCCTGGCTGTATTTATGGAAGTAGCTTATGATACAATGTAGTGTGtatggcccacatccaatccatctataacCTAAAATCAGGTAAATCCAAAGCACAGGagcatcacaccacagggaagaGTTGGGATGAGACACCCAGCATTAAAACCACTCATATTTTGTTTTTTGGGCTCAACTTGTTGTATATTCTATCTAATCCATTAAGATGATGAGCTCCATCAGGATGCACGAACACCcccgacattcaaaatttaatCAAACCattccaacactcaagtgggctacagcatatgattttagaggttttaggcatgattccaTGGGgtgacctgaattttggatcagccAGATTTTTGGGCTCGAAGAAGAATATAAAtgtgttgggtctaaaacccagcttcctgctgacgtgtggctgcagccaccatgaaacaaaaatcagcaacttttggaagaagaagaagagagaacagcaACTGTCTTTATTGGAATGagaaaatcgtattacactgctgcctatttataggctttcttattgtgtgaaattactaaactatccctgtctagattcatcctaggggtagctaaataaagaaaaaataattcagagaaatctagaaagaaatctacataactagcaatctaatcttagaagaaaaaaaaaaatctaatctaacagcttgctgcacacggtttttggatttgcaaatatcACCGTAtctaacactccccttcaaaccaaaaccggcttcattccaagcattgatctaagtctcctgaatgtgtcagttggcaatgctttggtgaatatatctgccacttgctcagtggtgtgacagtattccagctttaccaatttctgctttacttgatctctaagaaagtgatatcttgtgtcgatgtgcttgctccttccatgctgaactggatttttggcaagttcgattgccgacttgttgtccacatatataacagtggattcctcctgtagatgcttcagctcctttagcagattccttagccagatcgcctcacatacagtggatgaagctgctacgtactcagcttcacatgtggacagggcgaccacactctgcttctttgaattccatgtaaatgctgtcgacccaagatagaaagcatagcctgtggtactttttctttcatcttggtcaccaccccaatcactatcagagtatccatacaatatcgcttcatcatcgtatggataaaagagaccgaattcaatagtccctttgatatacctcagtactcgttttgcagctagccagtgtgactcttttggggcttccatataccggcttagaagcccaacactatagactatatctggcctagtgattgtgaggtaccttaagcttccgattaggctcttaaatagggttgagtcgacgtttcttccttctccatctcttgtgagcttcaggcctgttgttacaggtgtatttacggctttacaatcgaccatctgaaacttctcaagaagttcctttgtgtacttcttctgggatatgtaaatgccgtcgacttgttgcttcacttcaatgcccaagaagaaagacatcaatccaccatcagtcatctcaaactctttgaacatagcctgcttgaattcttcaaacatcgcctggtTGTTCCCAGTGAACAggagatcatcaacatataaacaagcgataaggatatcaccacgggcattcttctttgtgtagactgcatgctcatacggacatttgacgaagccattctcttgaagataaccgtcaatccgtgcattccaagcacggggagcttgcttcaacccatacagggctttcttcagccgatacaccttgtgttcctccttgcatgacaaagccttcgtagtcaacgtatacttcttcttcgagtacccatttaggaatgcagatttcacatccagttggtagatcatccaactgtgatgagctgcaagggagataatcattcttacagtgtcaaggcgagcaactggggcgaaaacttcttcatagtctaccccatatttctgtttgtagccttttgctacgagccttgccttatatcgttcgatcttaccatcggcattccgcttgattttgtacacccatttgaaaccaatggtcttctggcttttggggagtgaggtcaactcccatgttcgattcttctcgatggcatgaatctcttcttccatagcctttctccaacattcttcattcatagcctcctcgaatgtgagaggctcgtggtccgcatacaggcagagtaaattcacttcctcagtttctgcatagatgtcgttgaggcttttcattttaattggagccaagggtgaaggagaatcggatgaagatgtgctggatgaattctgatttgatgaagtacttccaggagagatggagcgtactcctggacttctgtgatccgaagggggtgatgtgggtgtctgctcttgcttctcatgtctctcttcttcatattcttcgacctcgatttgcttttctttggctgagtttccctcgttccatttccatgcttcttcctcacaaaataccacatctttactcaccaccagcttattggttagtgggttgtagagcttgtatgcctttgattcttcgctgtagccgatgaagatgcacttctcgccacgatcatcaagcttttttcttcttgcttctggaacttgagcgtaggcaacacacccatagatcttaaggtgtgccacgctcggtttgtatccactccatgcttcttgcggtgtctggaatctgacactcttagtcggacacctattgagcagataggcagtacatgcaactgcctctgcccaaaaattctttggcagacttttctccttcagcatggtcctcgtcatatcgaggatggtgcagttcttccgttccgcaattccattttgttgtggcgtgtacgctGCAGTATGTTGTTACTTAAtaccatgttccctgcaatattctcgaaaaatatttgaggtgtactccccacctctgtcagatcgaagagttttgattttaagaccactttctttttcaacaagggccttaaaatttttaaaaatagtaaaagcagcagacttctctttgattacatacacccataattttctactgaaatcatcaatgaaggtaataaagtatttattacctccaagagagattggatctaatggtccacagatgtcagtgtgaaccaactgcaacggttctcttgctcttcgggatactccactcggaaaggagttcctttgttgtttcccaagtgtgcacgcctcacacacatgttctaaagcttcaatagtaggcaaaccatgcaccatgcttgatgaggacagaagtttcaagccactaaaatttagatggccaaagcgaagatgccacatccaggaatcattctttacttttccataaaaacacttctcaagcattgtgtttatatggagaggaaacatacggttcttcgccatctggacttttacaatcaaacgtccatgcatatctctaatggaaagagaagagttctccatgtgtatgacataccttttttcgaggagttgtccgagactcagtatgttacttttcatgttaggcacatagtacacattggagatatagtttggaacaccattcttctgaaagatttgaattttacctttacctttcacaggtgtttttgatgagtctccaaacgttacatcgccatgaactccttctgtgagttccacaaagagttttttgtcgccgcacatgtgattacttgcacccatgtcgagataccatacatcatgctgatcactacctttctcttgtgcaaggagaagtgtggagctttcttgttcatggcttgatgcttcggcatagttggatagctcgtcttgagtcaccggcttgctccagcaatcagatgcatagtggccaagcttgttgcaattgtagcattggatgttctttgtacttcctcgtccatgcatagatctacctctaccatttcctcttccacggaaattggtatttttctgctggttttggccatggctttgttggtatccgcgccctctgcctcttgcgcgattgttagcaaaacgtctaccacgttgtgaacttccacgtccaccattgttattattcagagtcaatcttgactctaaagcttgttccatcggcatggaactgacattcttctgcattcgttgctcatgaacttgcaacgatcccatcaactcctcaatggagagtttctcaatatcttttgattcttcgatcgccacaaccacatgctcaaacttggttgtgagggatcgaagtatcttttcaataactcggacatcttcaatcttttcaccatttcttttcaaattattaacaattacaagcaaacgtgaaaaataatcagtaatattctcaccttccttcatgtgagttgcttcaaactcggctcttaatgtttgaaggcgaatccgcttcactcgatctacacccttgaagatggtgccaagggtatcccatgcttgcttgcttgatattgcttcggcaatcttttcgaaggtggattcatccaacccttgatagaggagaaacaaagctttattgtctctctttctctgattttttagagtgatcttttcttcattggtgaagacggcttcttcttccatagtgggttcttcatacccatccgtGATGATTTCTCATaattcttgcgacccgaacaatgccttcatttggatgcaccatttttcatagttgtcctttgacaacttaggaaccttctgctggattgtgctagccattttttctattttttaaaggaatggctgttttttttttttgaaaaaaaatgaagggagatggatgagatagaaatatgattttttttatttataaaaacagatttttttttggctaaaatctgatttttttgttgcaatctgattttttttgaaaaagcagatttttttcaatctgatttttttgaaaacagatttttgctacaatctgatttttttgaaaaaacagattttt containing:
- the LOC131238863 gene encoding probable disease resistance protein At4g27220, whose amino-acid sequence is MEKVVGSAAVDVGKCACASLKEHAGYLTHFHNNVKDLKDRVQYLVARKEHIDRLVSPDHSNGEEKTPEVSLWLTQAVEMKQAAAMIEQKVAENKGCLHCLNLRWRYSISKQAKQMTERIVRHYDDGNPEKMKMTMPPSLPSVINEEAPSIQGLPSVESSLHEVMSALHDEKTKIIGVWGMGGVGKTTLVKNVNNELDGTRQFKKVIMVTVSKDVDIKKIQGDIAKRLGFTLPDGTESSRASDLRSRLMKEETFLIILDDLWEPLVLAEVGIPSPTSLKDCKIIFTTRSKNVCNRMESKVNVLVNVLSEKESEKLFKEKAGDVVDYPSLHTKAMEVLKECAGLPLAITALGWALKDEKNPRVWEDALSQMKMSAPRDIEDMEKAVYQSIKFSYDRLQDELKPLFLFCCLFPEDYDIPVDQMIHMWKGEGFLDDLESLEEAINRGHTWVGKLISSCLLLASSEEGHVKMHDIVRDVGIWISSNECKDYKSFVGIPHKGLSHGKNWEEYKRISLWQCGINKLPEGMHCPKLLTLMMRENKQPIEIQGGFWEATKELRVLDLSKTAIRKIPLSNLVNLRVLCLRRCKFEKGICLSALGGLKQLEFLDLSFNYWLIKLPKEIGELVNLRNLDLTNTTHLKIVPSGVISRLTLLEELKMWNSFQEWKAEENDASSSSSSINASLSEVASLKELSNLHLCIVEVERFPQEYPLIKHLTKLKNFCFCICQRPNDGVVAHEYPVSNPDELKYMELVGCSPIPEWALMLLPQTTHLKLIYCEGQEALNRGTGFPSVKYLTVEKCDDVEFVVSAKESPENAFGNLRSLKLRKLPNLKKVVATYEEGLLPTLLLHNLKKVEVNECPELKHLLPSVLLQGMDNLTDVSVSYCGGMEHLFDGPPTVEQRNDVLSKLETLVLSNLRSMTSIWPMGLVVKLQNLATLDVLGCHGLKQSVVSAMQIKGGLPNLVKLNVDNCKGVEEIISDVVDTEGLTPKLRILKLSDLPKLVRICGGEADPLLELDWNSLEQIRVVSCGGMEHVFDGPPNDVFFKLKDLHNLTTLVLWRCHFFKKTVMSSVQMKGGLPNLVSLMVDDCGGVEEIISDVVDNEGLLPKLEILRLSSLPELVRIYGGGVAAPPPQLDWHSFKTIYVYGCPKLKNLQPLQGGADSVPSLQDINGERNWWKGLDWEGDDSAISQFHSLFKEVLPDDEDDRWKIRRERVVKALQPCDGDCVYNATL